One window of the Candidatus Microbacterium colombiense genome contains the following:
- a CDS encoding MazG family protein, which translates to MHAVRERCVWSQRITHRDLVPYLIEESHEVIDAVESGTRADLREELGDLLWQVLFHSAIAAQDPDDPFDIDDVARTVTEKMVRRHPHVFAGEVARTPEEVLVHWNAAKAAEKRTRRSVLDGVPRGMPALALAQKLAGRASGVGVVSESTSATAPRTEEELGDALLALVEQARRQGWDAERALRERLRRVEDDVRTAEAGS; encoded by the coding sequence ATGCATGCCGTGCGCGAGCGCTGCGTGTGGTCGCAGCGCATCACGCATCGCGACCTCGTGCCGTATCTGATCGAGGAGTCGCACGAGGTGATCGATGCGGTCGAGAGCGGCACCCGTGCCGATCTGCGTGAGGAGCTCGGCGACCTGCTCTGGCAGGTGCTGTTCCACTCGGCGATCGCCGCCCAGGATCCGGACGACCCCTTCGACATCGACGACGTCGCCCGCACGGTGACGGAGAAGATGGTCAGGCGGCATCCTCATGTGTTCGCCGGCGAGGTCGCCCGCACGCCCGAGGAGGTGCTGGTGCACTGGAACGCGGCGAAGGCGGCGGAGAAGCGCACCCGCCGCAGCGTTCTCGACGGCGTCCCCCGGGGCATGCCCGCGCTGGCGCTGGCGCAGAAGCTCGCGGGCCGTGCGTCCGGAGTCGGCGTGGTGTCCGAATCGACGTCCGCCACGGCGCCCCGCACCGAGGAGGAGCTCGGCGATGCGCTGTTGGCTCTGGTCGAGCAGGCGCGGAGGCAGGGCTGGGACGCCGAGCGTGCTCTGCGGGAGCGGCTGCGCCGAGTGGAAGACGATGTCCGCACGGCGGAAGCGGGCTCCTGA
- a CDS encoding ATP phosphoribosyltransferase regulatory subunit: MRDILPADKARRERVLSVIRERYLAHGFDEIETPVVEEYSRLHAGIGGDNEKLAYNVLRRGLDADAIRAAADDPAALSDLGLRYDLTVPLARFYASNRGQLPAVFRSIQIGAVWRAERPQKGRYRQFVQCDIDIMGDETSRAEAELMVASLDAVDALGLEGATVRINDRRVLDWMLDSFGFAADERPGVLITIDKLDKIGPDGVAAELRERGAVASAVDAFEAFLRRPQTLEYNAYGERQIRKALPENAPDEIVAHLVGIGDAVAAGRGQTDIPLVFDPFLVRGMGYYTGTIFELAHPSVDYSLGGGGRYDGMIGRFLGQQVPAVGFSLGFERLVDLVTAGVESEAPAIVLIHDADVPLAELLAHKTALVRTGARVRLERRPKNLKALLDRATADGYTAFSTVSSGTTELEVKPLG, from the coding sequence ATGCGCGACATCCTCCCCGCCGACAAGGCGCGCCGTGAGCGCGTGCTCTCCGTGATCCGCGAGCGTTATCTCGCCCACGGTTTCGACGAGATCGAGACGCCGGTCGTCGAGGAGTACTCGCGATTGCATGCCGGGATCGGCGGCGACAACGAGAAGCTCGCCTACAACGTGCTGCGTCGCGGCCTCGATGCCGACGCGATCCGCGCTGCGGCCGATGATCCGGCCGCGCTGTCCGACCTCGGGCTGCGGTACGACCTCACGGTTCCCCTCGCGCGGTTCTATGCGAGCAACCGCGGACAGCTCCCCGCCGTGTTCCGATCGATCCAGATCGGCGCGGTCTGGCGGGCCGAGCGTCCCCAGAAGGGGCGCTATCGCCAGTTCGTGCAGTGCGACATCGACATCATGGGTGACGAGACCTCGCGCGCAGAGGCCGAACTCATGGTGGCGTCGCTCGATGCGGTCGACGCGTTGGGTCTTGAGGGCGCGACCGTGCGCATCAACGATCGCCGCGTGCTGGACTGGATGCTCGACAGCTTCGGCTTCGCGGCGGACGAGCGCCCCGGGGTGCTCATCACGATCGACAAGCTCGACAAGATCGGCCCGGACGGCGTGGCGGCCGAGCTGAGGGAGCGCGGCGCGGTGGCATCCGCCGTCGACGCCTTCGAAGCGTTCCTGCGCCGGCCGCAGACCCTGGAATACAACGCGTACGGTGAGCGCCAGATCCGCAAGGCGCTGCCGGAGAACGCGCCCGACGAGATCGTCGCCCACCTGGTCGGCATCGGCGATGCGGTCGCCGCGGGCCGCGGGCAGACCGACATCCCGCTCGTGTTCGACCCGTTCCTCGTGCGCGGCATGGGCTACTACACCGGCACGATCTTCGAGCTCGCGCATCCCTCGGTCGACTACTCGCTCGGCGGTGGTGGACGCTACGACGGAATGATCGGTCGTTTCCTCGGGCAGCAGGTGCCCGCCGTCGGCTTCTCGCTCGGCTTCGAGCGACTCGTCGATCTCGTGACCGCCGGCGTGGAGTCCGAGGCCCCCGCGATCGTGCTGATCCATGACGCCGATGTTCCCCTCGCGGAGCTGCTCGCGCACAAGACGGCGCTCGTCCGAACCGGCGCGCGTGTGCGTCTGGAACGTCGCCCGAAGAACCTGAAGGCGTTGCTGGATCGCGCCACCGCCGACGGGTACACGGCGTTCTCGACAGTGTCGAGCGGAACGACCGAGCTCGAGGTCAAGCCGCTGGGCTGA
- a CDS encoding SGNH/GDSL hydrolase family protein, translating to MGRTRVRIAGAVAAGVVAVSGLLVGGRMLLTRQAAIARRRIGKPLGEDSLDADRVWRRSFEGDPIELLMLGDSLAAGLGASRRKETLGGRLAKGLGRRMHRPVRLRTVAVVGSESPDLDAQIDALPAQAPVHVAVIVVGGNDVTHRLPVAVSAGHLNTAIGRLRARGIEVVVGTCPDLGALRAVPQPLRRVASSLSRRLADVQAETAERAGAEPVDLRRAVGPLFFDEPEEMFSLDRFHPSPLGYRRTAEALLPALCRAAEAALSSTSRSAPR from the coding sequence ATGGGTCGAACGCGCGTCCGGATCGCCGGGGCAGTCGCCGCAGGGGTGGTCGCGGTCTCCGGGCTGCTGGTGGGCGGGCGGATGCTGCTCACGCGCCAGGCGGCGATCGCCCGGCGCCGCATCGGCAAGCCGCTCGGGGAGGATTCGCTCGACGCCGACAGGGTGTGGCGTCGCTCGTTCGAGGGGGACCCGATCGAGCTGCTGATGCTCGGCGATTCCCTGGCCGCAGGACTCGGCGCCTCGAGGCGCAAGGAGACGCTCGGTGGCCGTCTCGCCAAGGGACTCGGCCGACGCATGCATCGACCCGTGCGACTGCGCACCGTCGCGGTCGTCGGCTCGGAGTCCCCGGACCTGGACGCCCAGATCGACGCGCTCCCTGCGCAGGCACCGGTCCACGTCGCGGTGATCGTCGTGGGCGGGAACGACGTCACCCACCGGCTGCCCGTCGCGGTCTCGGCGGGCCATCTGAACACCGCCATCGGTCGACTTCGAGCGCGGGGGATCGAAGTCGTGGTCGGCACGTGCCCTGACCTGGGCGCGCTCCGGGCCGTGCCGCAGCCGCTGCGCCGGGTGGCGTCGAGCCTGTCCCGACGCCTCGCCGACGTCCAGGCCGAGACGGCGGAGCGCGCCGGTGCGGAGCCCGTCGATCTACGTCGCGCCGTCGGACCGCTCTTCTTCGACGAACCGGAGGAGATGTTCAGCCTCGATCGGTTCCACCCCAGCCCTCTCGGCTACCGGCGCACGGCCGAGGCGCTGCTCCCGGCCCTCTGCCGCGCCGCGGAGGCGGCGCTCAGTTCGACGAGTCGCTCGGCGCCGCGCTGA